The following proteins are co-located in the Pseudomonas sp. DY-1 genome:
- a CDS encoding HDOD domain-containing protein codes for MDNRHDTVKLALYERFLKDAGALPSMPEASLRLRQLLTGDAPSHEQASALLETYPSLAERLMEFASLPLLGHIQPGARLLDVVRQLDGKRLSNLVLAFELHQLFDGKEPSLRKVFNKRWHLNLQRAAVSAGLAQHLPHLEEEDALLAGLLQDIGSLPLLEELHRWPQVSRLEVDLQRLCEQLSAEVGVLLLIAWKLPASLQDCARLRRDWCRQHKGAVDLADVVQVASQLLEEPRNDDRLARLPAYQRMDLPTPQVLRAELAEVVALWLKLLGGRPPEAD; via the coding sequence ATGGACAATCGCCACGACACGGTGAAACTTGCGCTCTACGAGCGCTTTCTCAAGGACGCCGGCGCGCTGCCGTCGATGCCTGAGGCCTCCCTGCGCCTGCGCCAATTGCTGACCGGTGACGCCCCTTCCCACGAGCAGGCCAGTGCCCTGCTGGAGACTTATCCCTCCCTGGCCGAACGCCTGATGGAGTTCGCGTCTCTGCCACTGCTCGGCCATATCCAACCTGGAGCGCGGCTCCTGGACGTGGTCAGGCAACTGGATGGCAAGCGCCTCTCCAACCTGGTACTGGCCTTCGAGTTGCATCAGCTGTTCGATGGCAAGGAACCCAGCCTGCGCAAAGTCTTCAACAAGCGCTGGCACCTCAACCTGCAACGAGCCGCCGTCAGCGCCGGCCTGGCCCAGCACCTGCCCCACCTGGAAGAAGAAGATGCCCTGCTGGCGGGTCTGCTGCAGGACATCGGCAGCCTGCCGCTCCTCGAGGAGCTGCACCGATGGCCTCAGGTATCGCGCCTGGAAGTCGACCTGCAGCGGCTCTGCGAACAACTCTCAGCCGAAGTGGGCGTGCTGCTGCTCATTGCCTGGAAACTGCCCGCCAGTCTTCAGGACTGTGCACGCCTGCGCCGCGACTGGTGTCGCCAGCACAAGGGAGCAGTCGACCTGGCCGATGTGGTGCAGGTCGCCAGCCAGTTGCTGGAAGAACCTCGTAACGACGACCGCCTGGCGCGGTTACCGGCATACCAGCGCATGGACCTGCCGACGCCCCAGGTGCTGCGCGCCGAGCTGGCCGAGGTGGTGGCGCTATGGCTCAAGTTGTTGGGTGGTCGGCCACCGGAAGCGGATTGA
- a CDS encoding enoyl-CoA hydratase gives MSTAVEPYQPGIFDLTHKLTVEKHGHTALITINHPPANTWDRESLIGLKQLITHLNHDDQIYALVVTGQGPKFFSAGADLNLFADGDKARAREMARRFGEAFEALRDFRGVSIAAINGYAMGGGLECALACDIRIAERQAQMALPEAAVGLLPCAGGTQALSWTVGEGWAKRMILCGERVDAETALRIGLVEQVVDSGEARGTALLLAAKVARQSPVAVRTIKPLIQGARERGPNSWLSEERERFVDLFDAEDTREGVNAFLEKRDPHWRNK, from the coding sequence ATGTCTACTGCCGTTGAACCCTACCAGCCCGGAATCTTCGACCTGACCCACAAGTTGACGGTGGAAAAACACGGCCACACCGCACTCATTACCATCAACCATCCGCCGGCCAATACCTGGGATCGTGAGTCGCTGATCGGTCTCAAGCAACTGATCACGCACCTCAACCACGACGACCAGATCTACGCGCTGGTGGTAACCGGCCAGGGGCCGAAGTTCTTCAGTGCCGGGGCAGACCTCAATCTCTTCGCCGATGGCGACAAGGCCCGTGCCCGCGAAATGGCCCGACGCTTCGGCGAGGCGTTCGAAGCCCTGCGGGATTTTCGTGGCGTGTCCATCGCTGCAATCAACGGCTATGCCATGGGTGGCGGCCTGGAATGTGCCTTGGCCTGCGATATCCGCATTGCCGAACGCCAGGCGCAGATGGCGTTGCCGGAGGCCGCTGTTGGCCTGCTGCCTTGCGCGGGCGGCACCCAGGCGCTGTCCTGGACGGTGGGTGAAGGCTGGGCCAAGCGCATGATCCTCTGCGGCGAGCGCGTGGATGCCGAAACCGCCCTGCGCATCGGCCTGGTGGAGCAGGTCGTGGACAGCGGCGAAGCCCGTGGCACTGCCTTGCTGCTCGCCGCCAAGGTGGCGCGCCAGAGCCCTGTCGCGGTACGCACCATCAAGCCGCTGATCCAGGGCGCGCGGGAGCGTGGGCCGAACAGCTGGCTGTCGGAAGAACGCGAGCGCTTCGTCGACCTGTTCGATGCCGAGGACACCCGCGAAGGCGTCAACGCCTTCCTGGAAAAGCGCGACCCGCACTGGCGCAATAAATGA
- the ung gene encoding uracil-DNA glycosylase encodes MTESDDRIKLEESWKEALRDEFEKPYMKALGDFLRQEKNAGKVIFPPGPLIFNALNSTPLEQVKVVVIGQDPYHGPGQAHGLCFSVQPGVPTPPSLQNIYKELKRDLNIEIPSHGYLQSWAEQGVLLLNTSLTVEQARAGSHAGAGWQPFTDKVIEVVSQSRPRLVFLLWGSHAQSKERLIDPTKHLILKSAHPSPLSAYRGFLGNGHFSRCNKFLAQHGLEPIDWRLPDL; translated from the coding sequence ATGACTGAAAGCGACGACCGGATCAAGCTCGAAGAGAGCTGGAAAGAAGCCCTGCGGGATGAGTTCGAAAAGCCCTACATGAAGGCCCTGGGCGACTTCCTGCGCCAGGAAAAGAATGCCGGCAAGGTGATCTTCCCGCCGGGGCCGCTGATCTTCAATGCGCTGAACTCCACGCCGCTGGAACAGGTGAAGGTGGTCGTCATCGGCCAGGACCCATACCACGGCCCCGGCCAGGCTCACGGCCTGTGCTTCTCGGTACAACCGGGCGTGCCTACGCCGCCGTCCTTGCAGAACATCTACAAGGAACTCAAGCGCGATCTGAACATCGAGATTCCCTCCCACGGCTACCTGCAGTCCTGGGCGGAGCAGGGCGTGTTGCTGCTTAACACTTCCCTCACCGTCGAGCAGGCTCGTGCCGGCTCCCACGCCGGTGCCGGTTGGCAGCCCTTCACCGACAAGGTCATCGAAGTCGTGAGCCAGAGCCGTCCGCGCCTGGTGTTCCTGCTCTGGGGTTCCCATGCACAGAGCAAGGAGCGGCTGATCGACCCCACCAAGCACCTGATCCTTAAGTCGGCTCATCCGTCGCCGCTGTCGGCCTACCGGGGCTTCCTCGGCAATGGCCATTTCAGTCGCTGCAACAAGTTCCTTGCCCAACACGGACTGGAACCGATCGACTGGCGCCTGCCCGACCTCTGA
- a CDS encoding AraC family transcriptional regulator, translating to MSRTVETSNWPLPANGVRFTTPPRLRRLLARHPLTSACYPLALGYYPEALGHRMERHQPEDNLLIYCRSGQGWLDCRDGRFEVGGGDLLLLPKGQVHAYGADAQRPWSIYWVHFEGELVEDYLRPLGKSVLRRIGVQPRLLADFDALLGLRKQGLNLPHFIHAAHQLQTLLTSLAVLPVRGYLKSGRVLDVDAVQAVMRAHLHDSLNLDQLAAQFKLSRFHFAKTYRALTGHAPIQDFIQLKMAHACRLLDEGDRGVKQIAEQLGYEDVYYFSRLFRKVVGMAPSHYRVLHRG from the coding sequence ATGAGCCGCACCGTCGAAACCTCCAACTGGCCTTTGCCGGCAAACGGCGTGCGCTTCACCACGCCGCCGCGCTTGCGTCGCCTGCTGGCCCGCCACCCGCTGACTTCCGCCTGCTACCCGCTGGCCCTGGGCTATTACCCAGAGGCGCTGGGACACCGCATGGAACGCCATCAACCTGAAGACAATCTGCTGATCTACTGCCGATCCGGGCAGGGCTGGCTGGACTGCCGGGATGGACGATTCGAGGTGGGCGGTGGAGACCTGTTGCTGCTGCCCAAGGGGCAGGTCCATGCCTACGGCGCGGATGCGCAGCGGCCCTGGAGCATCTACTGGGTGCATTTCGAAGGCGAATTGGTGGAGGACTACCTGCGCCCGCTGGGCAAGTCAGTGTTGCGTCGGATTGGTGTGCAACCGCGGCTGCTGGCGGATTTCGACGCCTTGCTGGGATTACGCAAGCAGGGTCTGAACCTGCCGCACTTCATCCATGCAGCGCACCAGTTGCAGACTCTGCTGACTTCACTCGCGGTGCTGCCGGTGCGGGGGTATCTCAAGTCAGGCCGGGTATTGGACGTGGACGCGGTGCAGGCGGTAATGCGCGCCCATCTGCACGACAGCCTCAATCTCGATCAGCTGGCGGCGCAGTTCAAGCTGTCGCGCTTCCATTTCGCCAAGACCTACCGCGCCCTGACTGGCCATGCGCCGATCCAGGACTTCATCCAGCTGAAGATGGCCCACGCCTGTCGTCTGCTTGATGAGGGTGACCGAGGCGTGAAACAGATCGCTGAGCAACTGGGTTACGAGGACGTTTACTACTTCTCGCGGCTGTTTCGGAAGGTTGTGGGCATGGCGCCCAGTCACTACCGTGTGTTGCACCGGGGCTAA
- the mmsB gene encoding 3-hydroxyisobutyrate dehydrogenase, whose amino-acid sequence MSKIAFIGLGHMGLPMARNLLKAGHELSVYDLVQAAVDELAAEGAKSARDARDAVSGAQVVITMLPASKHVEGLLLGSGGLLESIAPGSVVLECSTIAPESARKVHAAAKAKGIELLDAPVSGGTAGAAAGTLTFMVGGEAATLEKARPVFQAMGKNIFHAGPDGAGQVAKVCNNQLLAVQMIGTAESMALGVANGLDPAVLAEIMRQSSGGNWVLERYNPWPGVMPNAPASKDYDGGFMAELMAKDLGLAQETAQVSLSSTPMGALALQLYRLLLKQGKGKKDFSVVQKLFAE is encoded by the coding sequence ATGAGCAAGATCGCCTTTATCGGACTTGGCCACATGGGCCTGCCCATGGCCCGCAACCTGCTCAAGGCTGGACACGAGCTAAGCGTCTACGACCTGGTTCAGGCCGCCGTCGACGAGCTGGCGGCCGAGGGCGCCAAGTCGGCCCGAGACGCTCGTGACGCGGTCAGCGGCGCCCAAGTCGTCATCACGATGTTGCCGGCGAGCAAACATGTGGAAGGTCTGCTGCTGGGTAGCGGGGGGTTGCTGGAGTCCATTGCCCCCGGCAGCGTAGTGCTGGAATGCTCGACCATTGCCCCGGAATCCGCACGCAAGGTACACGCAGCCGCCAAGGCCAAGGGTATCGAACTGCTGGATGCTCCGGTGTCAGGAGGCACCGCAGGCGCCGCCGCTGGCACCCTGACGTTCATGGTGGGCGGCGAGGCGGCAACGCTGGAGAAAGCACGACCGGTGTTCCAGGCCATGGGCAAGAACATTTTTCACGCGGGTCCCGACGGCGCCGGCCAGGTGGCCAAAGTCTGCAACAACCAGCTGCTGGCAGTGCAGATGATCGGCACTGCGGAGTCCATGGCCCTGGGCGTGGCCAATGGCCTGGACCCGGCCGTGCTGGCCGAGATCATGCGCCAGAGTTCGGGCGGCAACTGGGTGCTTGAACGCTACAACCCCTGGCCGGGGGTGATGCCCAACGCGCCGGCGAGCAAGGACTACGATGGCGGCTTCATGGCCGAACTGATGGCCAAGGACCTTGGGCTGGCCCAGGAGACGGCACAGGTCAGCCTCTCCAGCACTCCGATGGGTGCTCTGGCGCTGCAGCTCTATCGCCTGCTGCTCAAGCAGGGCAAGGGCAAGAAGGACTTCTCGGTGGTGCAGAAGCTGTTCGCGGAGTGA
- a CDS encoding enoyl-CoA hydratase/isomerase family protein: protein MNVSFEERSGLHGARIGIASLDAETSLNALSLPMIEALDAKLRAWADDPEIVCVLLRGNGPKAFCAGGDVRKLVDACREHPGVVPPLAGRFFSDEYRLDHRIHTYPKPLICWAHGHVLGGGMGLMQGASIRIVTPSSRLGMPEINIGLYPDVGGSWFLARLPGKLGLFLGLGAGTINARDALDLDLADRFLLEDQQDALVAGLIQLNWRDHPEAQLNSLLKALEHEARGHLPEAQWLPRRQRIDELLDVPDLPAAWKAIAALQHDSDVPLARAAKTLVGGCPLTAHLVWEQIRRAKHLSLAEVFRMEYAMSLNCCRHPEFPEGVRARLIDKDNAPRWHWPDVAAIPRAVIEAHFKPVWEGRHPLDDL, encoded by the coding sequence ATGAATGTGAGTTTCGAAGAACGCAGCGGCCTCCACGGTGCACGCATCGGCATCGCCAGCCTGGACGCCGAAACCAGCCTCAACGCCCTTTCCCTGCCGATGATCGAGGCTCTGGACGCGAAACTGCGCGCCTGGGCCGATGACCCGGAAATCGTCTGCGTACTGCTCCGCGGCAACGGCCCCAAGGCGTTCTGCGCTGGTGGCGATGTCCGTAAGCTGGTGGATGCGTGCCGCGAGCATCCCGGCGTGGTGCCGCCACTGGCGGGCCGCTTCTTCTCTGATGAATACCGGCTCGACCATCGCATCCACACCTACCCCAAACCGCTGATCTGCTGGGCACACGGCCATGTGCTGGGCGGTGGCATGGGGCTGATGCAGGGTGCATCCATCCGCATCGTCACGCCCTCCAGTCGCCTGGGCATGCCGGAGATCAACATCGGTCTCTATCCCGATGTGGGCGGCAGTTGGTTCCTCGCCCGCCTGCCGGGCAAGCTCGGCCTGTTCCTCGGCCTCGGTGCCGGCACAATCAACGCCCGCGATGCCCTGGACCTCGACCTTGCCGACCGCTTCCTGCTGGAAGATCAGCAGGATGCCCTGGTTGCAGGGCTGATCCAGCTCAATTGGCGCGACCACCCCGAAGCCCAGCTCAACAGCCTGCTCAAGGCGCTGGAGCACGAAGCCCGCGGCCACCTGCCGGAGGCCCAGTGGCTGCCACGGCGCCAGCGTATCGACGAGCTGCTGGATGTGCCCGACCTGCCTGCTGCCTGGAAGGCCATTGCCGCTCTACAGCATGACAGCGACGTGCCACTGGCACGTGCCGCCAAGACCCTTGTTGGCGGCTGCCCGCTCACCGCACACCTGGTGTGGGAACAGATACGCCGGGCGAAGCACCTCTCCCTGGCTGAAGTGTTCCGCATGGAATACGCCATGAGCCTGAATTGCTGCCGTCATCCGGAGTTTCCCGAGGGGGTGCGTGCCCGACTCATCGACAAGGACAACGCCCCGCGCTGGCACTGGCCGGATGTGGCGGCCATTCCCCGTGCCGTGATCGAGGCCCATTTCAAGCCGGTGTGGGAAGGCCGGCATCCGCTGGACGATCTCTGA
- a CDS encoding isobutyryl-CoA dehydrogenase — translation MDFDLTEEQRLLVDSARAFARHELMPFAADWDRNHHFPLEVIRRAAEQGFLALYIAEEDGGLGLSRLSASLIFEQLAAGCVATTAYLTIHNMATWMLASFGDAELKARWLPGLIGGELLASYCLTEPDAGSDAANLRTRARRDGDHYVLDGSKCFISGAGSTQVLIVMARTGQDGAKGISCFLVPADAEGIRYGRNEDKMGWRAQPTRTITFEGVRIPAANRIGPEGQGFVYAMKGLDGGRLNIASCSLGAAQAALEQSLRYVEERKQFGKPLADFQALQFKLADMLTALTASRQMVRLAAYRLDQRHAEASLYCAMAKRFATDQCFELCNEALQLHGGYGYLNDYPLERWVRDTRVHQILEGTNEIMRVIVARRLLEQGGAIDRLL, via the coding sequence ATGGATTTCGACCTCACAGAAGAACAACGCCTGCTGGTGGATAGCGCCCGCGCCTTCGCCCGCCACGAATTGATGCCCTTTGCCGCAGACTGGGACCGCAACCACCACTTCCCGCTGGAGGTGATACGGCGCGCTGCGGAACAGGGTTTCCTGGCGCTCTATATCGCTGAAGAAGATGGCGGCCTGGGCCTTTCCCGGCTCAGTGCCTCGCTGATCTTTGAACAGCTCGCGGCAGGCTGCGTAGCCACCACCGCCTACCTGACCATCCATAACATGGCCACCTGGATGCTCGCGTCCTTCGGTGATGCCGAGCTGAAGGCACGCTGGCTGCCAGGGCTGATCGGCGGCGAACTGCTCGCCTCGTACTGCCTGACGGAGCCGGACGCAGGCTCCGATGCAGCCAACCTGCGTACCCGCGCTCGCCGCGATGGCGACCACTATGTGCTGGACGGCAGCAAATGCTTCATTTCCGGCGCTGGCAGTACACAGGTGCTGATTGTCATGGCGCGCACCGGACAAGATGGCGCCAAGGGCATTTCGTGCTTCCTGGTGCCGGCCGATGCCGAAGGTATCCGCTACGGCCGCAACGAAGACAAGATGGGCTGGCGTGCCCAGCCCACCCGCACCATCACCTTCGAAGGCGTGCGCATTCCTGCCGCAAATCGCATAGGCCCGGAAGGCCAGGGCTTCGTCTATGCCATGAAAGGCCTGGACGGCGGTCGTCTGAATATCGCCAGCTGCTCACTCGGTGCCGCCCAGGCGGCACTGGAACAGAGCTTGCGCTACGTGGAGGAACGCAAGCAGTTCGGCAAGCCTCTGGCCGACTTCCAGGCATTGCAGTTCAAGCTGGCCGACATGCTCACGGCACTCACCGCCAGTCGGCAGATGGTGCGCCTGGCCGCCTACCGCCTGGACCAGCGCCACGCCGAGGCCAGCCTCTATTGCGCGATGGCCAAGCGCTTTGCCACCGACCAGTGCTTCGAGCTGTGCAACGAGGCCCTGCAACTGCATGGCGGCTACGGTTATCTGAACGACTATCCTCTGGAGCGCTGGGTACGGGATACCCGGGTGCACCAGATACTCGAAGGCACCAATGAGATCATGCGCGTCATCGTGGCGCGCCGTTTACTGGAACAAGGCGGAGCCATCGACCGCCTGCTGTAA
- a CDS encoding HlyD family type I secretion periplasmic adaptor subunit, with protein sequence MSHKGFGALRQYFKGGDSLSDQPLPEVNKALVEDAPRVVRLTIWTLIGFTLFMLLWAHFAQVDEVTRGEGKAIPSSKLQKVQNLEGGIVSELFIHEGQVVEVGDPLLRLDPTRFESNVGETEADRNAMQLRVERLSAEVDDRPLQISEELRKLAPEQANSEDALYRSRQQQLQEEVAGLEEQLVQRRQELQEFISKQGQYRNSLQLLRQEIAISEPLVAQGAISKVEVLRLRRAEVENRGELEATSLAIPRAESAIKEAERKIAETRSRFRSEALAQLNEARTELNKANATGKALEDRVKRTLVTSPVRGIVKQLLVNTIGGVIQPGSDLVEIVPLDDTLLVEARIRPQDIAFLHPGQSAMVKFTAYDFTIYGGLTADLEQIGADTITDDEGNSFYLIKLRTQKSHLGSEQNPLLIIPGMVASVDIMTGKKSILSYLLKPIIKARAEALRER encoded by the coding sequence GTGTCGCATAAGGGTTTCGGCGCACTGCGCCAGTACTTCAAGGGTGGCGATTCGCTTTCCGATCAGCCGCTGCCGGAGGTCAACAAAGCCCTGGTGGAGGATGCGCCGCGCGTGGTGCGCCTGACCATCTGGACGCTCATCGGCTTCACTCTGTTCATGCTGCTCTGGGCGCACTTCGCCCAGGTGGACGAGGTCACTCGTGGCGAAGGCAAGGCGATTCCATCTTCCAAGTTGCAGAAGGTGCAGAACCTGGAAGGCGGCATCGTTTCCGAACTGTTCATTCACGAGGGCCAGGTGGTGGAGGTCGGTGATCCGCTGCTGCGCCTGGACCCGACCCGCTTCGAGTCCAACGTCGGTGAAACCGAAGCTGACCGCAACGCCATGCAGCTGCGGGTGGAGCGCCTGAGCGCCGAGGTGGACGACCGCCCGCTGCAGATTTCCGAAGAGCTGCGTAAGCTCGCGCCCGAGCAGGCGAACAGTGAAGACGCCCTTTACCGCAGCCGCCAGCAGCAACTGCAGGAGGAGGTGGCCGGACTCGAAGAGCAACTGGTGCAGCGCCGCCAGGAGCTGCAGGAGTTCATCTCCAAGCAGGGCCAGTACCGCAACAGCTTGCAGCTCCTGCGTCAGGAAATCGCCATTTCCGAGCCACTCGTGGCCCAGGGGGCGATTTCCAAGGTGGAGGTCCTGCGCCTGCGCCGCGCCGAAGTGGAGAATCGCGGCGAGCTGGAAGCTACCAGCCTGGCCATTCCCCGTGCGGAATCGGCGATCAAGGAAGCCGAGCGCAAGATCGCCGAGACCCGCTCGCGCTTCCGCAGCGAGGCGCTGGCCCAGCTCAACGAGGCACGCACCGAGCTGAACAAGGCCAATGCCACCGGCAAGGCCCTGGAGGACCGTGTCAAGCGCACGCTGGTCACGTCGCCAGTGCGGGGTATCGTCAAGCAGTTGCTGGTCAACACCATCGGTGGTGTGATCCAGCCGGGCAGCGACCTTGTGGAAATCGTCCCGCTGGACGACACGCTGCTGGTGGAAGCGCGCATCCGCCCGCAGGACATCGCCTTCCTGCACCCCGGGCAGAGCGCCATGGTCAAGTTCACCGCCTATGACTTCACCATCTACGGTGGGTTGACTGCGGACCTCGAGCAGATCGGCGCGGACACCATTACCGACGATGAAGGCAACAGCTTCTACCTGATCAAGTTGCGCACCCAGAAAAGCCATCTGGGAAGCGAACAGAACCCGCTGTTGATCATCCCTGGCATGGTGGCCTCGGTCGACATCATGACCGGTAAGAAGAGCATCCTGAGTTATCTGCTCAAGCCCATCATCAAGGCCCGCGCCGAAGCGTTGCGGGAGCGGTGA
- a CDS encoding CoA-acylating methylmalonate-semialdehyde dehydrogenase, with the protein MPRTIPQLIDGEWRDSRARELIEITDPATQEVLALAPKATAEEIEAAVASAKAAFLTWREVPVPERARLMLRYQQLLKEHHDELAELLASETGKTFADAKGDVWRGIEVAEHAANVASLMMGETVENVAREIDTASWVQPLGVCVGITPFNFPAMIPLWMFPLAIACGNTFVLKPSEQDPLTPNRLAELFIEAGAPKGVLQVLHGGREQVDALLTHPDVRAISFVGSVPVGQHIYRTGTAHLKRVQAFAGAKNHMVVLPDANKDQVLSNLIGASCGAAGQRCMAISVAIFVGEAREWISELAAQMAELRPGHWKDAHSAFGPLISQQARQRVLRLIAEGKAEGAQCLLDGSQCEVPGYPNGNWLGPTLFRGVTAKMGLYREEIFGPVLVCMEVDNLEDAITLVNANPYGNGTSLFTRSGGAARHFQHAVEVGQVGINVPIPVPLPFFSFTGWKGSFYGDLHAYGKQAVRFYTETKTVTSRWFDDSPVTGPNLTIQLK; encoded by the coding sequence ATGCCCCGGACAATTCCGCAGTTGATCGACGGTGAGTGGCGCGACAGCCGCGCCCGCGAACTGATCGAAATCACCGACCCGGCGACCCAGGAAGTCCTCGCCCTGGCCCCCAAGGCCACCGCGGAGGAAATCGAGGCCGCTGTCGCCAGTGCCAAGGCGGCCTTTCTAACCTGGCGCGAAGTGCCGGTCCCCGAGCGCGCCCGGTTGATGCTGCGCTACCAGCAACTGCTCAAGGAGCATCACGACGAATTGGCCGAGCTGCTGGCCAGCGAGACCGGCAAGACCTTCGCCGATGCCAAGGGCGATGTCTGGCGGGGCATCGAGGTGGCCGAGCACGCCGCCAACGTGGCCAGCCTGATGATGGGCGAGACGGTGGAGAACGTCGCCCGCGAAATCGATACGGCCAGCTGGGTGCAACCCTTGGGCGTGTGCGTTGGCATCACCCCCTTCAACTTCCCGGCGATGATCCCGCTATGGATGTTTCCGCTTGCCATCGCCTGCGGCAATACCTTCGTCCTCAAGCCCTCGGAACAGGACCCGCTGACGCCCAACCGCCTCGCCGAGCTGTTCATCGAAGCCGGCGCCCCCAAAGGTGTGCTGCAAGTGCTCCATGGCGGACGCGAACAGGTGGACGCCCTGCTCACCCATCCCGATGTGCGCGCGATTTCCTTCGTCGGCTCGGTTCCAGTGGGCCAGCACATCTACCGAACCGGCACTGCGCACCTGAAGCGGGTGCAAGCCTTTGCCGGCGCCAAGAACCACATGGTGGTGCTGCCCGACGCCAACAAGGACCAGGTGCTCAGCAATCTGATAGGTGCGAGCTGTGGCGCCGCTGGCCAGCGCTGCATGGCCATCAGCGTGGCCATTTTCGTTGGCGAGGCGCGTGAGTGGATCTCGGAATTGGCCGCGCAGATGGCTGAACTGCGTCCCGGCCACTGGAAGGACGCCCATTCCGCCTTCGGCCCCTTGATCAGCCAGCAGGCTCGCCAACGCGTCCTGCGCTTGATCGCCGAAGGCAAGGCGGAAGGTGCGCAATGCCTGCTAGACGGTTCGCAGTGCGAGGTGCCCGGCTATCCAAACGGCAACTGGCTTGGCCCCACCCTCTTCCGTGGCGTAACCGCGAAGATGGGTCTGTACCGTGAGGAAATATTCGGCCCGGTGCTGGTGTGCATGGAAGTGGACAACCTGGAAGACGCCATCACCCTGGTGAATGCCAATCCCTACGGCAACGGCACCAGTCTGTTCACCCGTTCCGGCGGCGCCGCGCGGCACTTCCAGCATGCGGTTGAAGTGGGACAGGTGGGGATCAACGTCCCCATCCCCGTGCCCCTTCCGTTCTTTTCCTTCACTGGTTGGAAAGGCTCTTTCTATGGCGACCTGCACGCCTACGGCAAGCAGGCGGTGCGCTTCTACACCGAAACCAAGACGGTCACCTCCCGCTGGTTCGATGACAGTCCGGTCACCGGCCCGAACCTGACCATCCAGCTGAAGTAG